The proteins below are encoded in one region of Methanofollis aquaemaris:
- the rnhB gene encoding ribonuclease HII — protein MICGVDEAGKGAVFGPMVVGVVGCEADDDLPAGVRDSKTLTPRRREALYTEITGSFPWQVVEIPAAEIDRLREEMTMNDVVARAHAEAVRSLGAGRAFLDACDVDEERYRSKVAALVGGGCEVVARHHGDALFPVVSAASIVAKVTRDRALEDLRAEYGAIGSGYPSDKVTIAYLKDYVAGHGTAPIFARTSWETVARLFDQRRQTSLGDF, from the coding sequence ATGATCTGTGGTGTCGATGAGGCGGGAAAGGGCGCAGTCTTTGGCCCCATGGTGGTGGGGGTCGTCGGGTGCGAGGCCGACGACGATCTCCCGGCAGGGGTGCGGGATTCAAAGACTCTCACGCCCAGACGGCGGGAGGCGCTCTATACCGAGATCACCGGATCGTTCCCCTGGCAGGTGGTCGAGATCCCGGCGGCCGAGATCGACCGGCTCAGGGAGGAGATGACGATGAACGATGTGGTGGCGAGGGCCCACGCCGAGGCGGTCAGGAGTCTTGGCGCGGGGCGGGCCTTTCTCGATGCCTGCGATGTCGACGAGGAGCGGTACCGTTCGAAGGTCGCCGCCCTCGTCGGAGGTGGCTGCGAGGTGGTCGCCCGCCACCATGGGGACGCCCTCTTCCCGGTGGTGAGCGCCGCAAGCATCGTCGCCAAGGTGACGAGGGACCGGGCGCTCGAAGATCTCAGGGCCGAGTATGGTGCGATCGGGAGTGGCTATCCCTCCGATAAAGTCACGATCGCCTATCTCAAGGACTACGTCGCGGGACACGGCACCGCCCCGATCTTCGCCCGCACGAGCTGGGAGACGGTGGCGCGGCTCTTCGACCAACGGCGGCAGACAAGTCTCGGCGACTTTTAG
- a CDS encoding site-2 protease family protein codes for MDWSLVLAFLLAIYIAISLYIWKTGRFSDHISFYGPIMMIRTSRVGFFDRFKPISGFLRAYGTFGVVMVVVASIGMALMVILSFQLTLTHIEEQAGSLSPQAVLLIPGLNPFIPSTIAVWLAFFVTLLVHECGHGVLCRIEDIKVKSAGLLYAVIPIGAFVEPDEEDVEKTTGMPKARMYGAGITNNIVLGAVCIVLFVLLMGMVVPTTAPVVYGIYQDGPADHADIPTPGIITEVNGIDVSTQADVAAVLNTTRPGDTLDLVLEKDGAETPYTLTLDAWPESITAQTGPRESGYMGIYYYQPQIVTNTAESILSVPGFFLFISIPLAHLYNPVIGQHLLILTSPSPDIQFFTVPFPYFWETVHLLFWMAWININVGIFNAIPMLPLDGGYILKEGLDRVLEPRGLKRYSQTIISAITWTFFALIATTIWIMVFYQP; via the coding sequence ATGGACTGGTCACTGGTACTTGCATTTCTCCTCGCGATCTACATCGCTATCTCCCTCTATATCTGGAAAACCGGGCGATTCAGCGATCACATATCGTTCTATGGCCCGATCATGATGATCCGGACCTCCAGAGTAGGGTTCTTCGACCGCTTCAAACCGATCTCCGGGTTCCTCCGCGCCTACGGGACGTTCGGGGTGGTGATGGTCGTGGTGGCATCCATCGGGATGGCGCTCATGGTCATCCTCTCCTTCCAGTTGACCCTCACCCACATCGAAGAGCAGGCCGGTTCGCTCTCTCCCCAGGCCGTTCTCCTCATCCCCGGACTCAACCCCTTCATCCCCTCGACCATCGCCGTCTGGCTCGCCTTCTTCGTCACCCTCCTCGTGCATGAATGCGGCCACGGCGTCCTCTGCAGGATCGAGGACATCAAGGTGAAGAGCGCCGGCCTCCTGTACGCCGTCATCCCCATCGGCGCCTTCGTCGAGCCCGACGAAGAAGACGTCGAGAAGACCACCGGCATGCCGAAGGCCAGGATGTACGGGGCAGGGATCACGAACAACATCGTCCTCGGTGCGGTCTGCATCGTCCTCTTCGTCCTCCTCATGGGGATGGTTGTGCCGACGACCGCACCGGTGGTCTACGGCATCTACCAGGACGGCCCTGCCGACCATGCCGACATCCCGACGCCCGGCATCATCACCGAAGTGAACGGCATCGATGTCTCGACCCAGGCCGACGTCGCCGCCGTCCTCAACACCACCAGGCCGGGCGACACCCTGGACCTCGTCCTGGAGAAAGACGGAGCAGAGACACCATACACCCTCACCCTCGACGCCTGGCCCGAGAGCATCACCGCTCAGACCGGACCGCGAGAGAGCGGATACATGGGCATCTACTATTACCAGCCCCAGATCGTGACCAATACCGCCGAAAGTATCCTCTCGGTACCGGGATTCTTCCTCTTCATCTCGATCCCCCTCGCGCACCTCTATAACCCGGTGATCGGGCAGCACCTACTGATCCTCACCTCGCCCTCGCCGGACATCCAGTTCTTCACCGTCCCCTTCCCCTACTTCTGGGAAACGGTCCACCTCCTCTTCTGGATGGCCTGGATCAACATCAACGTCGGGATCTTCAACGCCATCCCCATGCTCCCCCTCGACGGTGGATACATCCTCAAGGAAGGCCTGGACCGCGTCCTCGAACCGCGGGGACTGAAGCGATACTCCCAGACGATCATCTCGGCCATCACCTGGACTTTCTTCGCCCTCATCGCAACGACCATCTGGATCATGGTCTTCTACCAACCATGA
- a CDS encoding DUF2341 domain-containing protein, translated as MGPGVRGTRLVILFFLVFALCTVPFGESGCVFVDTEKTGQITFEAWHSECRIWTTKGDFLNCTLLNVNATIQQGDVILAKNESGGPIEPRAIVGAGNLILWSEPETASYATAQSVDDDDVATPAGESGDDGYFGTPAIPEGITEEEPISFTISCENATNVSAPVVGNETGGSRAPDQSIIGKGEVSGEAPEPPPVLEGDAGAEAFLSSVAGENATAVETIVGEGEADALIGFNESSAVRDKDLNESVFEGPSSPGADILTPHGAGACNESVGEKPLQKPSDQVFIDGNEQAAAPAAPPRVMAAKGGIWTHCALVTITNLGENILTDYQVRVNVSHQEGMLDNFSDIRFTNDKGHLLPHWHDGHAGSNPAVFWVRVPTIPPGDSTIDLHYGNGDAQDASNGTATFLFYDDFDDDTIGEIPDGWTKTGRIRAEVTGDHELSVKNTGLFNFEGGYLTVNQGEWSDVAVRERIKLSDLVGRGKITTRYVGKNNYVSAEFRKDLFSISARVMISGCIQGNEWSNGEYWDVSGVWDAWHTEELGLSGRRADLFVDGQWLGSANLPDNAPISGKTGLYVNDLTEQLRDEHIVRKYSPTFGYHTNGTITSNVFDTGANDSKWDSLAWNAITSPEINISFEVRASNASFSYNNATLPWKPVGNTSPVSTNLSSGRYLQWRANLSTTDNTRTSVLEEVRVWYTPGGY; from the coding sequence GTGGGCCCCGGCGTGCGGGGAACCAGACTGGTAATACTTTTTTTCCTTGTCTTCGCCCTCTGCACCGTTCCGTTCGGCGAGAGCGGGTGTGTCTTTGTTGATACTGAGAAGACCGGGCAGATCACCTTCGAGGCGTGGCACTCGGAGTGTCGAATCTGGACGACGAAGGGGGACTTTTTGAACTGTACCCTCCTGAATGTTAATGCGACCATACAGCAAGGTGACGTAATCCTCGCTAAAAATGAGAGCGGAGGACCGATAGAGCCCAGAGCCATTGTGGGAGCCGGGAATTTAATTCTCTGGTCTGAGCCTGAGACAGCGTCGTACGCTACGGCCCAGAGTGTCGATGATGATGATGTAGCCACGCCTGCTGGTGAGTCGGGAGACGACGGGTATTTTGGAACCCCTGCCATCCCTGAGGGGATCACAGAAGAAGAACCCATCTCTTTCACCATTTCCTGCGAAAATGCGACGAATGTGAGTGCTCCGGTAGTGGGTAATGAGACGGGAGGGTCGAGAGCACCTGATCAATCGATCATAGGGAAGGGAGAAGTGAGCGGTGAGGCGCCTGAACCCCCCCCTGTTCTTGAGGGAGATGCCGGTGCGGAAGCTTTTCTATCCTCTGTGGCCGGAGAAAACGCAACTGCTGTGGAAACGATAGTAGGGGAAGGCGAGGCCGATGCTTTGATAGGATTCAATGAATCATCCGCGGTAAGAGACAAAGATCTGAATGAAAGTGTGTTTGAAGGGCCCTCTTCTCCGGGCGCAGATATCCTCACTCCTCACGGAGCCGGGGCGTGCAACGAGAGCGTGGGAGAAAAACCTCTTCAGAAACCATCAGACCAGGTGTTCATCGATGGCAATGAACAGGCCGCCGCACCGGCCGCCCCTCCCCGTGTGATGGCGGCCAAAGGGGGGATCTGGACCCATTGTGCGCTGGTCACCATCACCAACCTCGGTGAGAATATTCTCACTGATTATCAAGTGAGGGTTAATGTGTCGCATCAAGAGGGGATGCTGGATAATTTTAGTGATATCAGATTTACGAATGACAAGGGCCATCTTCTCCCGCACTGGCATGATGGGCACGCTGGATCTAATCCTGCCGTCTTCTGGGTGCGGGTGCCGACTATACCCCCCGGAGATTCAACCATCGACCTTCACTATGGGAATGGGGATGCACAGGATGCGAGCAATGGGACGGCCACATTCCTCTTCTATGACGACTTTGATGATGATACTATCGGAGAAATACCAGACGGATGGACAAAAACGGGGCGGATTCGGGCCGAAGTGACCGGAGATCACGAATTGTCTGTAAAAAATACTGGTCTATTCAATTTTGAGGGAGGATATCTCACTGTAAATCAAGGAGAATGGTCTGATGTCGCTGTCAGAGAGCGTATCAAGTTGAGTGACCTCGTTGGACGGGGTAAGATCACAACTCGATATGTGGGTAAAAATAACTATGTTTCGGCAGAGTTTCGGAAAGACTTGTTCTCTATATCTGCTCGTGTCATGATCTCTGGCTGTATTCAGGGTAATGAATGGTCGAATGGTGAATACTGGGATGTCTCTGGGGTCTGGGATGCATGGCATACGGAAGAACTTGGTCTCTCCGGGCGGCGGGCTGACCTCTTTGTCGACGGTCAATGGCTTGGCAGTGCCAACCTGCCAGATAATGCCCCAATCTCGGGGAAGACCGGTCTCTATGTAAATGATTTAACTGAACAACTCCGCGACGAACACATCGTCCGCAAGTACTCGCCGACCTTTGGCTACCACACGAACGGCACCATCACCTCAAACGTCTTCGACACCGGCGCCAACGACTCAAAGTGGGACTCCCTCGCCTGGAATGCCATCACCTCTCCAGAAATCAATATATCGTTCGAAGTGCGGGCCTCCAACGCCAGCTTTTCATATAACAACGCGACCCTTCCTTGGAAACCAGTGGGGAACACCTCCCCGGTAAGCACAAATCTCTCCTCCGGCCGCTACCTCCAGTGGCGGGCAAACCTCTCTACGACCGATAACACTCGAACCTCGGTCCTCGAGGAGGTGCGGGTCTGGTACACGCCAGGAGGGTACTGA
- a CDS encoding NAD(P)/FAD-dependent oxidoreductase, whose product MKSEYDVLVIGGGPGGAVAAWTAARKGLSACLIEKRPAIGAPVRCAEGIGKKLLTDFLEPDPRWISADIKRARIVAPDGTQIQLKEDQAGAEVGYVLDRKFFDRELVWKASQAGADVFVKTRAVEPIIEDGILRGAVVESCGRRQEVRAQVTIAADGVESKFARWCGIDTTVPVQDLMSCIQYLVTDIDIDPVCNDFYLGNEVAPQGYLWVFAKGERCANVGIGIPASKTGPGNRAKDHLDRFMAEHFPDGKIIECVFGGDPVCRPLDCTVSDGLMIIGDAARVVDPITGGGIGNAMLTGRLAVEVAAKAIATGDTSKAALMPYDEGWRNAKMGRDLERNYKVKEFFIKLSDEKMNDLADSIANIDFDEFSVKALVLELIKRNPKMLFELKELKDAIKH is encoded by the coding sequence ATGAAGTCTGAGTACGACGTCCTCGTCATCGGGGGCGGACCCGGTGGTGCCGTCGCAGCGTGGACCGCTGCCAGGAAGGGACTCTCGGCCTGTCTCATCGAGAAGAGACCGGCGATCGGGGCCCCGGTCAGGTGTGCAGAAGGGATCGGGAAGAAACTTCTCACCGATTTTCTTGAGCCTGACCCGCGCTGGATCTCCGCAGACATCAAACGCGCCCGGATTGTCGCACCTGACGGAACACAGATCCAGCTCAAGGAAGATCAAGCCGGCGCGGAGGTTGGTTACGTCCTCGACCGGAAATTCTTCGATCGTGAACTGGTCTGGAAGGCCTCACAAGCCGGTGCCGATGTCTTTGTCAAGACACGGGCCGTCGAACCGATCATCGAGGATGGCATCCTCAGGGGAGCAGTCGTCGAGTCCTGTGGCAGGAGACAGGAGGTCAGGGCACAGGTCACCATCGCCGCCGACGGTGTGGAGTCGAAGTTCGCCCGCTGGTGTGGGATCGACACGACCGTCCCGGTGCAGGATCTGATGAGTTGTATCCAGTACCTCGTCACCGACATTGACATCGATCCGGTCTGCAACGACTTCTACCTCGGCAACGAGGTCGCCCCGCAGGGGTACCTCTGGGTCTTTGCCAAGGGGGAACGGTGCGCCAATGTCGGGATCGGGATCCCGGCCTCGAAGACCGGACCAGGCAACCGCGCCAAGGACCATCTCGACCGCTTTATGGCTGAACACTTCCCTGACGGCAAGATCATCGAATGTGTCTTTGGTGGCGACCCGGTCTGCCGGCCTCTCGACTGCACGGTCTCAGACGGGTTGATGATCATCGGCGACGCCGCACGGGTCGTCGACCCCATCACCGGCGGCGGCATTGGCAATGCCATGCTCACCGGCAGACTTGCCGTAGAGGTGGCGGCGAAGGCGATCGCCACAGGCGACACCTCGAAGGCTGCCCTGATGCCGTACGACGAGGGATGGCGGAATGCAAAGATGGGTCGGGATCTTGAGCGCAACTACAAGGTCAAGGAGTTCTTTATCAAACTCTCCGACGAGAAGATGAACGACCTCGCCGATTCGATCGCAAACATCGACTTCGACGAGTTCTCGGTCAAGGCCCTGGTCCTGGAACTGATCAAGAGAAACCCGAAGATGCTCTTTGAGTTGAAAGAGCTCAAAGACGCTATCAAGCATTAG
- a CDS encoding 4Fe-4S binding protein — protein MLNIRREICGYCGACVSVCPEGALELIDAYLTVDSETCISCGICTKACPLGALEVTDEV, from the coding sequence ATGCTCAATATTCGCCGGGAGATATGTGGGTACTGTGGTGCCTGTGTCTCTGTATGCCCTGAAGGGGCTCTCGAACTGATCGACGCATACCTGACCGTCGACAGCGAGACCTGCATCAGCTGTGGCATCTGCACGAAGGCGTGCCCACTCGGGGCTCTGGAGGTAACCGATGAAGTCTGA
- a CDS encoding energy-coupling factor ABC transporter permease — MHIMEGFLPPAWCLFWFLVSAPFVVYGMYQLRILMREKREALPLLAVAGAFIFVLSSLKLPSVSGSCSHPTGTGLGAILFGPFITSILGLIVLLYQAVFLAHGGLTTLGANLFSMGIAGPLLAYAIYRGGQKVGLNTYLTVFLAAALADLFTYVVTAAQLALAFPAEAGGFVTSFIAFAAVYAVTQIPLAIIEGAVIALTFKYIIDVRSEILVRLGVLSDAVAARLQEVKA; from the coding sequence GTGCATATTATGGAAGGATTCCTCCCACCGGCCTGGTGCCTCTTCTGGTTCCTGGTCTCGGCCCCGTTCGTCGTCTACGGGATGTACCAACTGAGAATACTGATGAGAGAGAAGAGAGAGGCGCTCCCCCTCCTCGCCGTCGCAGGCGCCTTCATCTTCGTCCTCTCCTCCCTCAAACTCCCCTCGGTGAGCGGGAGCTGTTCCCACCCGACAGGGACCGGGCTTGGCGCCATCCTCTTCGGCCCCTTCATCACCTCGATCCTCGGGCTGATCGTCCTCCTGTACCAGGCGGTCTTCCTGGCCCACGGCGGCCTCACCACCCTAGGCGCAAACCTCTTCTCCATGGGGATCGCCGGCCCGCTCCTCGCCTATGCAATCTACCGGGGCGGCCAGAAGGTCGGGCTCAACACCTACCTTACCGTCTTCCTCGCCGCAGCCCTCGCCGACCTCTTCACCTACGTGGTAACCGCGGCTCAGCTCGCCCTCGCCTTCCCGGCAGAGGCCGGAGGGTTTGTCACCTCGTTCATCGCCTTCGCCGCCGTCTACGCAGTCACCCAGATCCCCCTCGCGATCATCGAGGGCGCGGTCATCGCCCTGACCTTCAAGTACATCATCGACGTCCGCTCCGAGATCCTGGTCAGGCTCGGCGTGCTCTCCGACGCAGTGGCCGCACGCCTGCAGGAGGTGAAGGCATGA
- a CDS encoding potassium channel family protein, with the protein MYIIIVGLGGIGRNLTAISANQGNSVVVIDQDEAKCNDILEHYDVLAIAGDSTDSSVLDDAGIDRAQSLVATTSDDAVNLMTCWLAKRFKVPNVVSIVNQKEHSALFKEVGVKISENPDELVATRLYYWAESPNMQQLASIPGGTIFEVVAEDDAPIIDHEIRELEVKNFVFIAIRRAGGELIIPSGDVKIRPGDIITVFTKKEAEKECITILNRQLKGSED; encoded by the coding sequence GTGTACATCATCATCGTTGGTCTCGGTGGGATCGGAAGAAACCTGACAGCGATATCGGCGAATCAAGGGAACAGCGTCGTTGTCATCGACCAGGACGAAGCGAAATGCAACGACATCCTGGAGCACTACGACGTGCTCGCGATTGCCGGTGACTCCACTGACAGTTCGGTTCTCGATGACGCCGGGATCGATCGGGCGCAAAGCCTCGTAGCGACGACAAGCGATGATGCCGTGAACCTGATGACCTGCTGGCTGGCAAAACGCTTCAAGGTCCCAAACGTCGTCTCCATCGTGAACCAGAAGGAGCACTCGGCCCTCTTCAAAGAGGTGGGAGTGAAGATCAGTGAGAACCCGGACGAACTCGTGGCGACTCGTCTCTACTACTGGGCCGAAAGCCCGAACATGCAACAACTCGCTTCCATTCCGGGCGGGACGATCTTCGAGGTTGTGGCAGAGGACGACGCCCCGATCATCGACCATGAGATCAGAGAACTTGAGGTGAAGAACTTCGTCTTCATCGCGATCAGACGGGCGGGCGGCGAACTGATCATCCCGAGCGGGGACGTCAAGATCCGGCCCGGCGACATTATCACGGTCTTCACCAAGAAAGAAGCCGAAAAAGAGTGCATCACCATCCTCAACCGGCAGTTGAAGGGCTCAGAAGACTGA
- a CDS encoding energy-coupling factor ABC transporter substrate-binding protein has translation MKYTMELAVLAVVLLFAGSFVIALNTGEHEWGGTDDQAGDVINKMTGTEYEPWADPIYEPASGEIESLFFCLQAAVGALVIGFFFGYYYRGRRINT, from the coding sequence ATGAAGTACACCATGGAACTCGCGGTCCTTGCGGTCGTCCTCCTCTTCGCCGGGTCCTTCGTCATCGCCCTCAACACCGGCGAGCACGAGTGGGGCGGGACCGACGACCAGGCCGGCGACGTCATCAACAAGATGACCGGCACCGAGTACGAACCCTGGGCCGACCCCATCTACGAACCTGCGAGCGGCGAGATCGAGTCGCTCTTCTTCTGTCTCCAGGCAGCCGTCGGGGCGCTGGTGATCGGGTTCTTCTTCGGGTATTATTACCGCGGACGGCGGATAAATACCTGA
- a CDS encoding TasA family protein produces the protein MDQTKKIILTSLGVALIAFFIGGGTYAYFSDVEEVQNSTFTAGTLDLVVGNTTLPVVVNPLKPGDYNESYAELILNNTGNVAGVLNVSVGGLATNEGGVGTEPENVSEALLGGPIGLEKRLKVALLLDNGTGSGYHLIPDIGDSSLVWASSGDPSNDNNYFLLDNFSNTNTTTGSPQVDASPNIGTFTIAYKLPYETGNEVQGDSCSFNITFMLKQA, from the coding sequence ATGGATCAGACAAAAAAAATTATTTTAACGTCTCTGGGGGTGGCTTTAATCGCCTTCTTCATCGGAGGCGGGACGTACGCGTACTTCAGTGATGTCGAAGAGGTTCAGAACAGTACCTTCACGGCCGGGACGCTTGACCTAGTGGTTGGGAATACCACTCTACCGGTTGTTGTCAATCCGCTGAAGCCAGGAGATTATAATGAGTCCTATGCCGAGTTGATCCTTAACAACACTGGAAATGTTGCTGGCGTGCTCAATGTCTCGGTGGGTGGATTGGCGACCAATGAAGGGGGTGTGGGGACTGAACCTGAGAATGTGTCCGAGGCTTTATTAGGTGGACCAATTGGTCTTGAGAAGAGACTAAAAGTCGCTTTATTGCTTGATAATGGGACCGGTTCTGGTTATCATCTTATTCCTGATATTGGAGATTCTTCTCTAGTATGGGCCTCTTCAGGCGATCCCAGTAATGACAACAACTACTTCCTCCTGGATAATTTCAGCAATACGAATACAACAACGGGTTCCCCCCAAGTTGATGCTTCACCAAACATCGGCACCTTCACAATCGCCTACAAACTTCCTTACGAGACCGGCAACGAGGTACAGGGCGACAGTTGCTCGTTTAACATCACCTTCATGCTGAAACAGGCTTGA
- the cbiQ gene encoding cobalt ECF transporter T component CbiQ has translation MQNILDDYAHQNALRDVDTRLKLVLGGGAIVVGILSTGPVAPLFIAISMAAITLFLARIPGRFYATLLTIPLSFAVLSAGVILFLQGGGETLFALPVGGFTLTATTGSADQAALVLARTFGGMCSLFFIALTTPMVEIFAVMRALRLPAEFVDLAMLIYHFIFMLIGEAVATHNAQEIRQGYAGFRNSLRSFPMLAGALFVRAWEKGEDLILAMDARCYDGKLALEEEGDSPSPLSTAGVAVYLVTAGAIALLTGGVQLF, from the coding sequence ATGCAGAATATCCTGGACGATTATGCTCACCAGAACGCCCTGCGGGACGTCGACACCAGGCTCAAACTCGTCCTCGGCGGAGGGGCGATCGTCGTCGGCATCCTCTCGACAGGCCCGGTCGCGCCGCTCTTCATCGCCATCTCCATGGCGGCGATCACCCTCTTCCTTGCCCGGATACCGGGGAGGTTCTACGCGACCCTCCTCACCATCCCCCTCTCCTTCGCCGTCCTCTCCGCAGGCGTGATCCTCTTTCTCCAGGGCGGAGGAGAGACCCTCTTCGCCCTGCCCGTCGGCGGGTTCACGCTCACCGCCACCACCGGCAGCGCCGACCAGGCCGCCCTGGTCCTGGCCCGGACCTTCGGGGGGATGTGCTCCCTCTTCTTCATCGCGCTCACCACACCGATGGTCGAGATCTTCGCGGTGATGCGGGCGCTCAGGCTCCCGGCCGAGTTCGTCGACCTCGCCATGCTTATCTACCACTTCATCTTCATGCTCATCGGGGAGGCAGTGGCAACCCACAACGCCCAGGAGATCCGCCAGGGGTACGCGGGTTTCAGAAACTCGCTCCGCTCTTTTCCGATGCTTGCCGGGGCGCTCTTCGTGCGGGCCTGGGAGAAAGGAGAAGATTTGATCCTCGCCATGGACGCCCGGTGTTATGACGGGAAACTCGCCCTCGAAGAAGAGGGAGACAGCCCCTCGCCCCTGAGCACCGCCGGCGTCGCCGTCTACCTCGTCACCGCCGGTGCGATCGCCCTCCTGACCGGAGGCGTACAGTTATTCTGA
- a CDS encoding energy-coupling factor ABC transporter ATP-binding protein produces MRDAIEFQDVHFAYPNRPDSLRGIDIAVRAGSKVALVGPNGAGKTTLLLMCNGMLRPTKGVVRVGGVPVKYDARSLREVRRKVGLVFQNSDAQLFAPTVRQDVAFGPLNLGMEKDEIKEAVERALHQVGMNGYERRPPHHLSGGEKKRVAIAGVLAMDPEVLVFDEPTSALDPATAEEVMDLLDELNHEGRTVLLSTHDVELAYRWADEVVLMENGAVLRHGSPEAIFSDTALLHQARLKPPAVLDLYRELSDRGLFKDETPPRSALEFTDLVEGLAGDQRSHDSCGAIHIWDAAGVDSTALETLLSSGAVTRVGAMGTRAKQRASEEGIVPDFTYGVIDKCLLRAVAGEDSLILTSGGMLAHTRERIDTYAMESGREIGIRTVETGFLGRRSTGPEAPARTKDQDGRSKNEIAPDCEQSGREDNINGMAG; encoded by the coding sequence ATGAGAGACGCAATTGAATTCCAGGACGTACACTTCGCCTACCCGAACCGCCCCGACTCCCTCCGCGGCATCGATATCGCCGTCAGAGCGGGGAGCAAGGTCGCCCTGGTCGGCCCGAACGGCGCCGGCAAGACGACCCTCCTCTTGATGTGCAACGGGATGCTCAGGCCGACGAAAGGGGTAGTGCGGGTCGGGGGGGTGCCGGTGAAGTACGACGCTCGCTCCCTCCGCGAGGTGAGACGGAAGGTCGGGCTCGTCTTCCAGAACTCCGACGCCCAACTCTTCGCCCCCACCGTCCGACAGGACGTGGCCTTCGGCCCCCTCAACCTCGGGATGGAGAAGGACGAGATCAAGGAGGCGGTCGAGCGGGCCCTTCACCAGGTCGGGATGAACGGGTATGAGCGACGCCCGCCCCACCACCTCTCCGGAGGAGAGAAAAAACGGGTCGCCATCGCCGGGGTGCTTGCGATGGACCCCGAAGTGCTGGTCTTCGACGAACCGACCAGCGCCCTCGACCCTGCCACCGCCGAGGAGGTGATGGACCTCCTGGACGAACTGAACCATGAGGGCAGGACCGTCCTCCTCTCCACGCACGACGTCGAACTTGCCTACCGCTGGGCCGACGAGGTCGTCCTGATGGAGAACGGAGCGGTGCTCAGGCATGGGAGCCCGGAGGCGATCTTCTCTGACACCGCCCTCCTGCACCAGGCCAGGCTCAAACCGCCTGCGGTGCTGGACCTCTACCGGGAACTCTCCGACCGCGGCCTCTTCAAGGACGAGACGCCGCCACGCAGCGCACTTGAGTTCACCGACCTGGTCGAGGGTCTGGCCGGCGACCAGCGGTCGCACGACAGTTGCGGGGCCATCCATATCTGGGACGCCGCAGGAGTCGACAGCACCGCCCTCGAAACCCTTCTTTCCTCAGGCGCCGTCACCCGGGTGGGAGCGATGGGCACCAGGGCGAAACAACGGGCCTCCGAGGAGGGGATCGTCCCTGACTTCACCTACGGCGTCATCGACAAGTGTCTCCTGCGGGCGGTCGCCGGCGAGGACTCGCTCATCCTCACCTCAGGCGGAATGCTCGCCCACACCCGCGAGCGGATCGATACCTATGCCATGGAGAGCGGGCGGGAAATCGGGATCCGAACTGTCGAAACTGGCTTTCTGGGCCGGAGGAGCACAGGGCCCGAAGCCCCTGCCAGAACCAAAGACCAGGACGGACGCAGCAAGAATGAGATCGCACCTGACTGCGAGCAGTCGGGGCGGGAAGATAATATTAATGGAATGGCGGGATAA
- a CDS encoding signal peptidase I, translating into MAEIGKALTGRRGVLLLLLVVAAGAILLAAMGGWRVDTVLSGSMEPAIHVGGVVVTRPAAASEIGEGEVITYREGGHLTTHRVVEVIPGPPRAFVTKGDANEDPDPSPVAAKEVVGVVFLHLPFLGYVSHFIRSPPGFVLLIVVPASLLLLTEAVSLLRQVRKGGA; encoded by the coding sequence ATGGCAGAAATAGGAAAGGCGCTGACCGGGAGGCGGGGGGTGCTCCTCCTGCTCCTGGTCGTGGCAGCGGGTGCCATACTCCTTGCGGCGATGGGAGGGTGGCGGGTGGACACCGTGCTCTCGGGGAGCATGGAACCCGCGATTCACGTCGGCGGGGTGGTGGTCACAAGGCCGGCGGCGGCCTCCGAGATAGGTGAGGGCGAGGTCATCACCTACCGGGAGGGCGGCCACCTCACCACCCACCGCGTCGTCGAGGTCATCCCCGGCCCGCCGCGCGCCTTCGTGACGAAGGGCGACGCCAACGAAGATCCTGATCCCTCGCCGGTGGCGGCGAAGGAGGTGGTCGGCGTCGTGTTTCTTCACCTGCCCTTCCTTGGTTATGTCAGCCACTTTATCCGGAGCCCTCCTGGATTTGTCCTGTTGATCGTCGTCCCCGCCTCCCTCCTCCTCCTGACCGAGGCTGTGTCGCTCCTGCGGCAGGTCAGAAAGGGGGGGGCCTAG